One Thermomicrobiales bacterium genomic window, TCGCAGGATGTTGCCCGGGTCAGGTAGTGCGCGGTGAAGTTGTCCCTCGCCGCTTCGCCGAACCACCAGAAGATTTCGAGCCGGGCGGTTGCCAGATCGGCCAGCGGGTCGCCAAGCGCGGCGTCTTCCCAGTCGATGATCGCCGCAATGCGCCCAGACTTCCAGAGGATGTTGCCCGGCCAGTAGTCGCCGTGGAGCAGCGTCGGGCTGTTCGCTGCTGCCGGTGTGTGCGCATCGAGCGCGGCGCGAATCCGGCCCTCCTGGAGCGCGTCGTCGAGGCGGTGTGATGCTGGGCGGTAGCCGCGTTCGGCGCGCGGCAGGAAGGCGAGCGGGGCGATGTCCGGGATGGCGTGGATGGCAGCCAGCGCGTCGGCCATCTGGCGCAACGTCGCGGACAGGTCGTCCGGCTCGAAGTCGTCCTCGCCGTCGACGAAGCCGACGATCAGGTAGGGACTGCCGAGGATTGCGC contains:
- a CDS encoding phosphotransferase family protein — encoded protein: MADASPFEAVARAVDPTTRLLHAEPLTGGISATVTALTVERADGRTERWVVRQHGERDLRGNSHIARDEFRLLQIAAAHNLPVPPPIAVDETGAILGSPYLIVGFVDGEDDFEPDDLSATLRQMADALAAIHAIPDIAPLAFLPRAERGYRPASHRLDDALQEGRIRAALDAHTPAAANSPTLLHGDYWPGNILWKSGRIAAIIDWEDAALGDPLADLATARLEIFWWFGEAARDNFTAHYLTRATSCDPGNLPYWDLVAALRPCGKLADFGLDADTERTFRERHAAFVDAAIEQIAAG